Proteins encoded together in one Gigantopelta aegis isolate Gae_Host chromosome 8, Gae_host_genome, whole genome shotgun sequence window:
- the LOC121379939 gene encoding G patch domain and ankyrin repeat-containing protein 1-like, giving the protein MTHPRLKADYQTLVQFVRASDLSRTRRPDLKPALTKQVTLDGQKVRTFYEKITSSEYEAPTDKPQRKKEHVKRVNKTSKKKLSKVTCDESRRASSEGNLSPRSMIVGEKKTHNGCEVTVQSNSSSVIGAGCEVRTGHPETVSRLGLTLLKHAQEGDTEQVKTCLLQGVSVDFQDQFGWSALMCASVGGHPDTVQFLLERKADIFRREKSGMTARDLARQKGQNCILQLFEQSQSHSEVNSVSSPSSSMVLNTDTRTTFFCTVCKQEFVDTNQRQHQTSTVHLFNMQLKPKSNNYLIPESNVGYRMLLRGGWDVDKGLGPDGSGNKFPVKTVLKRDRKGLGSEQKVPAKVTHFNPHDTNAINSIKRKCERKVSVRTLSKRAMRLKEKRDRDWEIQLRRYMNSD; this is encoded by the coding sequence ATGACACATCCCAGATTAAAAGCAGATTACCAAACACTTGTTCAGTTTGTCCGAGCTTCAGATCTGAGTAGAACCAGACGTCCGGACTTAAAGCCAGCTTTAACGAAACAAGTTACTTTGGATGGCCAGAAGGTCAGAACGTTTTATGAGAAAATAACTTCATCAGAGTATGAAGCACCTACAGATAAAcctcaaagaaaaaaagaacatgTTAAAAGGGTTAATAAGACGTCTAAGAAAAAATTATCAAAAGTTACATGTGACGAAAGTAGAAGGGCAAGTTCTGAGGGAAACTTGTCACCTCGTTCCATGATTGTAGGTGAAAAGAAGACACACAATGGATGTGAGGTGACTGTGCAAAGTAATTCATCTTCTGTTATTGGAGCTGGGTGTGAGGTTCGAACAGGACATCCGGAGACGGTGTCTAGACTTGGCTTGACGCTGCTGAAACATGCCCAAGAAGGAGACACTGAACAGGTCAAGACATGTTTACTGCAGGGTGTTTCCGTGGATTTCCAGGATCAGTTTGGTTGGAGTGCTCTGATGTGTGCATCAGTGGGTGGACATCCTGATACAGTTCAGTTTCTGTTGGAGCGGAAAGCCGACATTTTCAGAAGGGAAAAATCTGGCATGACTGCTCGAGACCTTGCAAGGCAGAAAGGACAGAATTGTATTTTGCAACTATTTGAACAGTCACAGTCCCATTCAGAAGTGAATTCCGTTTCATCGCCAAGCTCATCCATGGTCCTgaacacagacacacgcaccaCTTTCTTCTGCACTGTGTGCAAGCAGGAATTTGTTGACACTAACCAGAGACAGCACCAGACATCAACCGTCCATTTGTTTAACATGCAGCTGAAGCCGAAGTCAAACAATTACCTTATCCCAGAGTCAAACGTGGGCTACAGAATGTTGTTACGGGGTGGATGGGATGTGGACAAAGGACTAGGACCTGATGGTAGTGGTAACAAGTTTCCTGTTAAAACTGTCTTAAAGAGAGACCGCAAAGGACTTGGATCGGAGCAGAAGGTACCGGCCAAAGTGACGCATTTCAATCCTCATGACACAAATGCAATAAACAGCATCAAACGTAAATGCGAGAGAAAGGTTTCTGTACGCACTTTATCAAAAAGGGCAATGAGGTTGAAGGAAAAACGTGACAGGGATTGGGAAATACAGTTAAGGAGGTATATGAACAGTGACTGA